One genomic region from Terriglobales bacterium encodes:
- a CDS encoding isoaspartyl peptidase/L-asparaginase, translated as MNSRPVVVVHGGAWAIPDAMVEAHLAGVRRAAAAGWDVLVEGGSALDAVETAVALMEDDETFDAGRGSFLTRDGRVQLDAFLMDGATLRAGGVGCVERLRNPIHAARKVLDESPHVYFVGEGAERFAEEHGIALCDNREMVVEREVRRLEEVMTQAASGETVDLFGPVASHDTVGAVACDAQGNLAAATSTGGTVGKAPGRVGDSSLVGCGCYADNQSAAVSTTGWGEAIMKLVLGKWAVDRVEQGIAPERAAGLAIEHLRTRVGGHGGIILLDARGNFGLAHNTPRMAWAIRSAVEEKAGIQRP; from the coding sequence GTGAATAGCCGGCCGGTGGTGGTGGTCCACGGAGGCGCCTGGGCCATCCCCGATGCCATGGTCGAGGCCCATCTGGCCGGCGTCCGCCGGGCTGCGGCGGCAGGGTGGGACGTCTTGGTGGAAGGCGGTTCTGCCCTGGACGCGGTCGAGACGGCCGTAGCCCTGATGGAGGACGATGAAACCTTCGATGCCGGTCGCGGCAGCTTCCTCACCCGCGACGGCCGCGTGCAACTGGACGCCTTCCTAATGGACGGCGCCACGCTGCGCGCCGGGGGCGTGGGCTGTGTCGAGCGCCTTCGCAACCCCATTCACGCCGCCCGCAAGGTGTTGGACGAAAGCCCCCACGTGTACTTCGTCGGGGAGGGAGCGGAGCGATTCGCCGAGGAACACGGCATCGCGCTCTGTGATAACCGGGAAATGGTGGTGGAGCGCGAGGTCCGCCGGCTGGAAGAGGTGATGACGCAAGCGGCGAGTGGAGAAACCGTGGACCTGTTCGGCCCCGTTGCTTCCCATGACACGGTCGGCGCCGTTGCCTGTGACGCCCAGGGCAATCTGGCGGCCGCAACCTCCACCGGAGGAACAGTGGGCAAAGCGCCGGGTCGCGTCGGCGATTCCTCGCTCGTCGGATGCGGCTGCTATGCCGACAACCAGAGCGCCGCCGTATCCACGACGGGCTGGGGTGAAGCCATCATGAAGCTGGTGCTGGGCAAGTGGGCGGTGGATCGTGTGGAGCAAGGCATCGCGCCCGAGCGCGCCGCAGGGCTGGCCATCGAGCATCTCCGCACCCGCGTGGGCGGACACGGAGGCATCATCCTGCTCGACGCGCGGGGCAACTTCGGCCTTGCTCATAACACACCGCGGATGGCTTGGGCGATCCGCAGCGCGGTGGAAGAGAAGGCCGGGATCCAGCGTCCGTAA
- a CDS encoding DUF885 family protein → MSRRVRPPRWITSIGCCLAFLMLLPVAAAARPSPEALDELAGEFWAWRARTQPFSGDDIPRIERPADWLPDWSPAGIAAQRRELEVFERRWKLMDARGWPVSRQVDYRLIGSALARVRWELEILQRWRHNPYFYIDQTLGSIFEPLLPPPPFDAQRSRTIVRRLQAMPQTLEHARVNLDQPQAPFARLAISALTDVRGRLGTMQRGLQPLLDASSAAQLPEATEKAIVALEAYRAWLKQRLPQMPEKTAVGRDAYMFFLKHVALIPFTPEQLLAMGKQEWDRAVSFEAYEQQRNQGLPQLPLFPDQEAQMEREKRAELAVRRFLEEKGILSVPSWVKHYRNLPLPPYLEPLSFLGVTADHTSATRLGEDGVSYIRPPSPNLGYFGLSTARDPRPILVHEGVPGHYFQLVLSWAQENPIRRHYYDSGPNEGLGFYAEEMMLQAGYFDDSPRTREIIYNFMRLRALRVEADVRLALGEFSIGQAAEYLRTAVPMDAETAHEEAASFAAGPGQAITYQIGKLQILELLAAARRAQGVDFRLRDFHDFLWKNGNVPLALQRWEYLGLDDQVKELDRE, encoded by the coding sequence ATGAGTCGCCGCGTGCGCCCTCCTCGTTGGATAACCTCGATCGGGTGCTGCCTGGCCTTTCTGATGTTATTGCCGGTGGCCGCGGCGGCCCGGCCCTCCCCGGAAGCGCTGGACGAGCTGGCCGGTGAGTTCTGGGCCTGGCGTGCGCGCACGCAGCCGTTTTCCGGCGACGACATTCCCCGCATTGAGCGTCCGGCGGACTGGCTGCCGGACTGGTCGCCCGCAGGCATTGCGGCGCAGCGGCGGGAGTTGGAGGTCTTCGAGCGGCGCTGGAAGCTCATGGACGCGCGCGGCTGGCCCGTGTCCCGGCAAGTGGACTACCGGCTGATCGGGTCGGCGCTGGCTCGCGTTCGCTGGGAACTGGAGATCCTGCAGCGCTGGCGCCACAACCCGTATTTCTACATAGACCAGACACTGGGCAGCATCTTCGAACCCCTGCTTCCACCTCCGCCTTTCGATGCCCAGCGCAGCCGCACCATCGTCCGTCGTTTGCAGGCCATGCCGCAGACGCTCGAGCATGCGCGCGTGAACCTCGATCAGCCTCAGGCGCCGTTTGCGCGGCTCGCCATCTCGGCACTCACGGACGTTCGCGGACGCTTGGGCACGATGCAGCGCGGACTACAGCCGCTGCTCGATGCGTCGAGCGCCGCGCAATTGCCAGAGGCGACCGAGAAGGCGATCGTAGCGCTGGAGGCGTACCGGGCATGGCTCAAGCAGCGCCTGCCGCAGATGCCGGAGAAGACGGCGGTCGGCCGTGATGCTTACATGTTCTTCCTCAAACACGTGGCCCTGATCCCCTTCACGCCGGAACAGCTTCTGGCCATGGGCAAGCAGGAGTGGGACCGAGCCGTTTCTTTCGAGGCGTACGAGCAGCAGCGCAACCAGGGCCTGCCGCAGCTCCCGCTTTTCCCCGACCAAGAGGCTCAAATGGAACGGGAGAAGCGCGCGGAGCTGGCCGTCCGCCGCTTCCTTGAGGAGAAAGGGATCCTCAGTGTTCCCTCCTGGGTCAAGCACTACCGCAACCTGCCTTTGCCGCCATATCTTGAGCCGCTCTCGTTCCTGGGCGTAACCGCGGATCACACCTCGGCCACGCGGCTGGGTGAAGACGGCGTGAGCTATATCCGGCCGCCGTCGCCGAACCTGGGCTACTTCGGCCTTTCCACCGCCCGCGATCCGCGTCCCATCCTGGTGCATGAGGGCGTGCCGGGGCACTACTTCCAACTGGTGTTGAGCTGGGCGCAGGAGAATCCCATTCGCCGCCACTACTACGATTCCGGGCCCAATGAGGGCCTGGGTTTCTACGCCGAAGAGATGATGCTGCAGGCGGGGTACTTCGACGACAGTCCGCGGACGCGTGAGATCATCTACAACTTCATGCGGCTGCGCGCCTTGCGGGTGGAGGCGGACGTGAGGCTGGCGCTGGGCGAATTTTCCATCGGGCAGGCCGCCGAATATCTGAGGACGGCAGTGCCCATGGATGCGGAAACAGCGCATGAGGAGGCGGCTTCCTTCGCAGCAGGACCGGGACAGGCGATCACTTACCAGATCGGCAAGTTGCAGATTCTGGAGTTGCTGGCTGCGGCGCGGCGCGCCCAAGGCGTTGATTTTCGCCTGCGCGACTTCCACGACTTCCTGTGGAAGAACGGCAATGTGCCGCTCGCGCTGCAGCGCTGGGAATACCTGGGCCTCGACGACCAGGTAAAGGAGCTCGACCGTGAATAG
- a CDS encoding CDP-alcohol phosphatidyltransferase family protein, whose translation MTWTAAVGNVCRVLLQAIIKSLALTRISPNTYTFLGLLVTVVAAVLFGYASGENQAAMFRAAGMVVILAGFLDMVDGRIARAKNQVTPFGAFYDSVLDRYGDLALFFGLLVYYARANRFFYVVLVAVVMTGSVMVSYTRARAESLIGECKVGFLERPERLVLVILGALFNRMAPVLWVIAILSNITVLHRILYTYKRTRQLDAVHTSEAA comes from the coding sequence ATGACCTGGACGGCTGCGGTTGGGAATGTGTGCCGGGTGTTGCTGCAGGCCATCATCAAGAGCCTGGCGCTGACCCGGATCTCGCCCAACACCTACACGTTCCTCGGACTGCTGGTGACGGTGGTGGCCGCAGTGCTCTTCGGCTATGCCTCCGGCGAGAACCAGGCGGCCATGTTCCGCGCGGCCGGCATGGTGGTGATCCTGGCAGGTTTTCTGGACATGGTGGATGGACGCATAGCCCGCGCCAAGAACCAGGTCACTCCCTTCGGCGCGTTCTACGATTCGGTGCTGGACCGCTACGGCGACCTGGCGCTGTTCTTCGGCTTGCTGGTGTACTACGCCCGCGCCAACCGTTTCTTTTACGTCGTCCTGGTGGCGGTAGTGATGACCGGCTCGGTGATGGTCAGCTACACCCGGGCGCGGGCGGAGTCGCTGATCGGGGAGTGCAAGGTAGGTTTCCTGGAGCGGCCCGAGCGGCTGGTGCTGGTCATTCTGGGAGCCTTGTTCAACCGCATGGCGCCGGTGCTCTGGGTGATCGCCATCCTCTCCAACATCACCGTGCTGCACCGCATCCTCTACACCTACAAGAGGACGCGGCAACTCGACGCCGTGCATACCAGCGAAGCGGCATGA
- the greA gene encoding transcription elongation factor GreA → MPEHIRKKLEEEIQTLEYELNTELPRELKKAAAMGDLTENAEYHMAKQRQEFVRARLGQLKKRLADLSLVNLNNIPKDRVAFGSRVVVYDQTRNQEMEFRLVTSEEADVDKGLISTTSPIGRSLMGKRVGDTAVVVTPAGQRELEILKLTTIHDGAS, encoded by the coding sequence ATGCCAGAGCACATCCGCAAGAAGCTCGAGGAGGAGATTCAGACGCTCGAATACGAGCTCAACACCGAGCTCCCCCGGGAGCTGAAGAAAGCGGCGGCCATGGGCGACCTCACCGAGAACGCCGAATACCACATGGCCAAGCAGCGCCAGGAGTTCGTCCGCGCCCGGCTGGGACAACTCAAGAAGCGCCTGGCAGACCTGTCGCTGGTGAACCTGAACAACATCCCCAAGGATCGCGTGGCCTTCGGCTCCAGGGTGGTGGTGTATGACCAGACGCGCAACCAGGAAATGGAGTTCCGGCTGGTGACCAGCGAGGAGGCCGACGTGGACAAAGGGCTGATCTCGACCACCTCGCCCATCGGACGAAGCCTGATGGGGAAACGGGTCGGCGACACAGCCGTGGTGGTGACGCCGGCCGGCCAGCGGGAGCTGGAGATTCTGAAGCTGACCACGATCCACGACGGGGCGTCATGA
- a CDS encoding CarD family transcriptional regulator, whose protein sequence is MNGDSGFHVGDKVVYPNQGVGVIEQIGSRTLGASVERFYILKFTAGSLRVMVPFHNVASVGLRRVIKNGDVQKVLDYLTDVKCDNHADWKCRFKENSDKMRTGSLMDVAAVLKSLLQLNQTKPLSFREKKMLDRARFLLVSELALAKNTSEDEVEQLLTKALAKTKLRFREAFQA, encoded by the coding sequence ATGAACGGAGACAGCGGCTTTCACGTCGGCGATAAAGTGGTGTATCCCAATCAGGGAGTCGGCGTGATCGAGCAGATCGGGAGTCGCACCCTCGGCGCCTCGGTCGAACGCTTCTACATCCTCAAGTTCACGGCCGGCAGCCTGCGGGTCATGGTTCCTTTCCACAACGTGGCCAGTGTCGGCCTGCGGCGCGTGATCAAGAACGGGGACGTGCAAAAGGTCCTCGATTATCTTACCGACGTGAAGTGCGACAACCACGCTGACTGGAAGTGCCGCTTCAAGGAAAACTCCGACAAAATGCGCACCGGCTCCCTGATGGATGTGGCCGCCGTGCTGAAGAGCTTGCTGCAGCTTAACCAGACCAAGCCCCTCTCCTTCCGCGAAAAGAAGATGCTGGACCGGGCGCGCTTCCTGCTGGTAAGCGAGCTGGCCTTGGCCAAGAATACGAGCGAAGACGAAGTCGAACAGCTTCTGACCAAGGCCCTGGCCAAGACCAAGCTGCGCTTCCGCGAAGCGTTCCAGGCCTGA
- a CDS encoding AI-2E family transporter yields the protein MATDEIDLEERGEAVLPAAPAPPRRRRGDHVSSAAQTVVAIAVVLTLCYVAKLVVITLMVSILLAFLLQPVVEMLERLRMPRSLASFLAVVFLLGIAYGGTHFSYNRAVDFVQQWPKYSVRVRQVVTSFRERTLTIQKTTERVLAQEPERGVVTVQQKVDWAEVLTRSAASVWEFVLIVSFIPFLVYFMLSWQDHVKSATVMLFRLENRNAAYKTLSRISAMTRSFIVGNLLIGLFMAAISVIVFALVDLSYPFILGFLSGFLSLVPYLGVVLAVVPPLVAGLGELSGGKLLVVVVTVLILHLFAINVLYPKILGRRLQLNPLVVTIALLVWGWIWGGMGLILAVPITGAMKIIFDHVETLRPYGAWMGE from the coding sequence ATGGCGACCGACGAAATCGACCTCGAAGAGCGGGGCGAGGCAGTGCTGCCGGCAGCGCCGGCCCCTCCCCGCCGCCGGCGCGGCGACCACGTGTCATCGGCCGCGCAAACCGTGGTGGCCATCGCGGTGGTGTTGACGCTGTGCTACGTGGCCAAGCTGGTGGTCATCACCCTGATGGTCTCGATCCTGCTGGCCTTCCTGCTGCAACCCGTGGTGGAAATGCTGGAGCGTCTGCGCATGCCGCGCTCCCTGGCGTCGTTCCTGGCGGTGGTCTTTCTGCTGGGCATCGCGTATGGCGGAACGCACTTCTCCTATAACCGTGCCGTGGACTTCGTGCAACAGTGGCCCAAGTATTCGGTGCGCGTCCGGCAGGTAGTGACCAGCTTCCGGGAACGCACGCTGACCATCCAGAAAACGACCGAGCGGGTGCTGGCGCAGGAACCGGAGCGAGGCGTGGTCACGGTGCAGCAGAAAGTGGACTGGGCGGAGGTGCTCACGCGCAGCGCCGCCTCGGTGTGGGAGTTCGTGCTGATCGTCTCCTTCATCCCCTTCCTGGTGTACTTCATGCTGAGCTGGCAGGACCACGTGAAGTCGGCCACAGTGATGCTGTTCCGGCTGGAGAACCGCAACGCCGCCTACAAGACGCTGAGCCGCATCTCCGCCATGACCCGCAGCTTCATCGTCGGCAACCTTCTGATCGGCCTGTTCATGGCGGCCATCAGTGTGATCGTGTTTGCCCTCGTGGACCTCTCCTATCCTTTCATCCTGGGCTTCCTGAGCGGATTCCTCAGCCTAGTTCCTTACCTGGGAGTGGTACTCGCAGTGGTGCCTCCGCTGGTGGCCGGTCTAGGAGAACTGTCGGGAGGGAAACTGCTGGTGGTGGTGGTCACGGTCCTGATCCTTCACCTCTTCGCCATCAACGTGCTGTACCCCAAGATTTTGGGGAGACGCCTACAACTGAATCCGCTGGTGGTCACCATCGCCCTGCTGGTGTGGGGCTGGATCTGGGGCGGGATGGGACTGATACTGGCGGTGCCCATCACCGGCGCCATGAAGATCATTTTCGATCACGTGGAGACTTTACGTCCCTACGGGGCCTGGATGGGTGAATAA
- the ruvX gene encoding Holliday junction resolvase RuvX: MTTHPGIRPRILALDVGARTIGLAVSDPLGLTAQGLATLRRTSKRADFGRLRRILQEYEVAEIVVGYPLRMSGEPGAQAQKVAALAEDLRARFGLPVHLWDERLTSVESGRVLWESEVSLQRRRQAVDRLAAVLILQSFLDHRSAARSGNC, translated from the coding sequence GTGACAACCCATCCCGGCATCCGCCCGCGCATCCTGGCCCTCGACGTCGGCGCACGGACCATCGGCTTGGCGGTTTCCGACCCACTCGGCCTCACCGCCCAGGGGCTGGCCACCCTGCGGCGCACTTCCAAGCGCGCGGATTTCGGGCGCCTGCGGCGGATCCTCCAGGAGTATGAAGTCGCGGAAATCGTTGTCGGCTACCCGCTCCGCATGAGCGGTGAGCCCGGAGCTCAGGCACAGAAAGTGGCTGCGCTGGCCGAAGACCTTCGAGCACGCTTCGGGCTTCCTGTCCACCTTTGGGACGAGCGGCTGACCTCGGTGGAGAGCGGCCGCGTCCTGTGGGAGAGCGAGGTCAGCCTCCAGCGCCGCCGCCAGGCCGTGGACCGCCTGGCCGCCGTGTTGATCCTGCAGTCGTTCCTGGACCACCGCTCCGCTGCGCGTTCTGGCAACTGCTAA
- the mltG gene encoding endolytic transglycosylase MltG, with the protein MRTSLKLIILAVLLAGAWLAYALYTPLAPPGEQLILLRSGLSVRQIAAELQAAGVIRDASAFLALHAVKGRPSLKAGEYRFDRPADAFEVLGRVARGDVVVRTVIVPEGYNMFEIADTVAAAGLCTREQFLEAARTEVALIADLDPSATTLEGYLFPDTYQFTRAQGPREIAAAMVRRFRQEATALALTSDVRRVVVLASIVEKETAVPEERPLVAGVFQNRLQRNMVLAADPTVVYGALLAGRYRGAIHQSDLAFDTPYNTYRRVGLPPGPIANPGRDSLRAAMQPASTTYVYFVSDARGRHRFASTAAEHSRNVAAYRRELGRR; encoded by the coding sequence TTGCGCACTTCTCTCAAACTGATCATCCTGGCGGTACTGCTGGCCGGAGCGTGGCTTGCTTACGCGCTTTATACTCCGCTCGCGCCGCCGGGAGAACAACTCATCCTGCTGCGCTCCGGGCTTTCCGTGCGCCAGATCGCAGCGGAATTGCAGGCGGCCGGCGTCATCCGCGATGCGTCCGCTTTTCTGGCGCTGCACGCCGTGAAGGGGCGTCCGTCGCTGAAAGCCGGCGAGTACCGCTTCGATCGCCCCGCCGACGCCTTCGAAGTCCTGGGCCGCGTTGCCCGCGGCGACGTAGTGGTACGCACGGTCATCGTCCCTGAGGGCTACAACATGTTCGAAATCGCAGACACCGTGGCCGCGGCCGGTCTGTGCACACGGGAGCAGTTCCTCGAGGCCGCCCGCACCGAAGTCGCCCTGATTGCCGACCTCGACCCCTCGGCCACCACGCTCGAAGGCTACCTCTTCCCGGACACCTACCAGTTCACCCGCGCGCAGGGCCCGCGTGAGATCGCCGCTGCCATGGTGCGCCGCTTCCGCCAGGAGGCCACGGCACTGGCCCTCACCTCCGACGTTCGTCGCGTGGTTGTTCTGGCCTCTATCGTCGAGAAGGAAACCGCCGTGCCGGAGGAGCGGCCGCTGGTGGCCGGTGTTTTCCAGAATCGATTGCAGCGCAACATGGTGCTGGCCGCCGATCCCACCGTCGTGTATGGCGCGCTGCTGGCCGGGCGGTATCGCGGCGCCATCCACCAATCCGATCTCGCCTTCGACACCCCTTACAACACTTATCGGCGCGTGGGGCTGCCGCCCGGTCCTATCGCCAATCCCGGCCGCGACTCGCTGCGCGCCGCCATGCAGCCTGCCTCGACCACCTACGTGTACTTCGTCAGCGACGCTCGCGGGCGCCACCGTTTCGCCTCCACCGCCGCCGAACACAGCCGCAACGTGGCCGCCTATCGCCGCGAACTCGGCCGCCGCTGA
- a CDS encoding Ig domain-containing protein: MKRLTQVVAVAVFGLGLLLALSGCGGGSDSIPTSPPQPTPISITTTSLPNGTEGAAYSQTLTVSGGQGTRTWSVSSGVLPAGLSLNVSTGVISGTPTNPNDDQTFTVRVMDATGSDTQQLTINIDPAPPPNITTTSLPDAQRGVAYSQTLAATSGVAPYTWALSSGVLPTGLTGPSASTGVISGTPDCASTTRTFTVQVTDSATTPKTDTQSLTIAVNPAAPLSISTSALPSVMVNTAYSVTLQATGGVPPRTFALTGGALPAGLSLNGSSGRISGTPTTVETANFDVTVTDACGTTSTRSLSITVSAVSLGRNNSPATATALSNGTFDASISPFGDPATVTDPDEDFYAVSVAAGGTLSVSVLGPGLPTPSPIDPVIEILDSNGFRLATCKDPGDDADPTPDAFDDPCINDDISLGSVLDSQLEFQNGSGSTVTVFIHVLDWRGDARPDLRYQITITGAN; encoded by the coding sequence GTGAAACGCCTGACCCAAGTCGTGGCGGTCGCCGTCTTCGGCCTTGGACTGTTGCTCGCGTTGTCCGGCTGCGGCGGAGGGAGCGACTCCATTCCCACGTCTCCTCCTCAACCCACACCCATCAGCATCACGACGACCAGCCTGCCGAATGGGACGGAAGGAGCTGCATACAGCCAGACTCTGACGGTTTCGGGAGGGCAGGGCACCCGCACATGGAGCGTTTCTTCGGGAGTGCTTCCCGCTGGACTGAGCCTGAACGTCAGCACCGGCGTGATCAGCGGGACGCCGACCAATCCGAACGACGATCAGACGTTTACCGTGCGGGTGATGGACGCGACGGGATCGGACACGCAGCAACTCACGATCAACATCGACCCGGCGCCGCCACCGAACATCACAACCACCTCGCTACCGGACGCGCAGCGGGGGGTGGCGTACAGCCAAACGCTGGCGGCGACGAGCGGGGTCGCGCCCTATACCTGGGCGTTGAGTTCAGGCGTCTTGCCCACGGGATTGACGGGTCCGAGCGCGAGCACGGGCGTAATCAGCGGCACGCCGGACTGTGCCTCGACCACCCGGACCTTCACGGTGCAGGTGACCGATTCCGCGACCACGCCCAAGACCGACACGCAGTCGCTGACGATTGCGGTGAACCCGGCGGCGCCGCTGAGCATTTCGACCAGCGCGCTTCCAAGCGTCATGGTCAACACGGCGTACAGCGTGACGTTGCAGGCGACCGGCGGCGTTCCCCCGCGGACCTTCGCACTGACCGGCGGGGCGCTGCCTGCCGGGCTGTCTCTGAACGGCTCCAGCGGGCGGATCAGTGGCACACCCACCACGGTGGAAACCGCGAATTTCGACGTCACCGTGACCGACGCTTGCGGCACGACGAGTACGCGATCGCTTTCGATCACGGTCAGTGCCGTCAGCCTGGGCCGGAACAATTCTCCAGCGACGGCAACCGCACTCTCCAACGGGACCTTTGACGCGTCCATCAGTCCGTTCGGTGACCCCGCCACGGTGACCGACCCCGATGAGGACTTCTATGCGGTTTCAGTGGCCGCGGGAGGCACGTTATCGGTGAGCGTGCTGGGGCCGGGATTGCCAACGCCCAGTCCGATCGACCCGGTGATTGAAATCCTGGACAGCAACGGCTTCAGGCTGGCAACTTGCAAGGACCCGGGAGACGACGCCGATCCGACGCCGGATGCGTTCGATGATCCCTGCATCAACGACGACATCAGCCTGGGGTCCGTACTCGATTCGCAGTTGGAATTCCAGAACGGTAGCGGCAGTACGGTGACCGTCTTCATCCACGTGCTGGACTGGCGCGGCGACGCGCGCCCGGACCTGCGCTACCAGATCACCATTACAGGCGCGAACTAG
- a CDS encoding ABC transporter permease: MMNKMIVANLAHRPIRSVISIVAIAVEVTLILVIVGLSLGILNDSKTRQAGIGADVMVRPPGSSALIGISGAPVSVKVADVLAKVPHVVAVAPVVTQISTGGGSVEVLYGIDLASFESMGGKFHYMAGGPFEGPDDIIVDDFFAASRNVQVGQTIEVLNHPFRVAGIVEHGKGARKFMPMATVQELVGSQGKASIFYLKLDDPANAAAVAAAIKKIPGMESYGVQSMREWLSYMTPENLPGFSTFIRVVIGVAVCIGFIVIFQSMYTAVMERTREIGILKSMGASRGYIVNVIVRETLLLALAGVGVGILLSFAAKEGILKAFPTLRVEIAAGWVLRATIIALAGSVLGALYPAIKAAQKDPVEALAYE; encoded by the coding sequence ATGATGAACAAGATGATTGTCGCCAACCTGGCGCACCGGCCCATCCGGTCCGTCATCAGCATCGTGGCCATTGCGGTTGAAGTGACGCTGATCCTGGTGATCGTCGGGTTGTCGCTCGGCATCCTGAACGACTCCAAGACCCGCCAGGCCGGCATCGGCGCCGATGTGATGGTCCGCCCGCCCGGCTCTTCCGCCCTCATCGGAATCAGCGGCGCGCCCGTCTCCGTCAAGGTGGCCGACGTGCTCGCCAAGGTGCCGCACGTCGTCGCCGTGGCCCCGGTGGTCACGCAGATTTCCACCGGTGGAGGCAGCGTTGAAGTGCTCTACGGCATCGACCTCGCGAGCTTCGAATCTATGGGAGGGAAGTTCCACTACATGGCCGGCGGGCCGTTCGAGGGTCCTGACGACATCATCGTAGACGATTTCTTCGCGGCCTCCCGCAATGTCCAAGTGGGCCAGACCATCGAGGTGCTGAATCACCCCTTCCGCGTGGCAGGCATCGTCGAACACGGCAAGGGCGCGCGCAAGTTCATGCCCATGGCGACGGTGCAGGAGCTGGTCGGCTCCCAGGGCAAAGCCTCCATCTTCTATCTCAAGCTCGACGATCCGGCGAACGCCGCCGCCGTCGCCGCCGCCATCAAGAAAATCCCCGGCATGGAGAGCTACGGCGTCCAGTCCATGCGCGAATGGCTCTCGTACATGACGCCCGAGAACCTGCCCGGCTTCTCCACCTTCATCCGTGTGGTCATCGGAGTGGCCGTCTGTATTGGATTCATCGTCATCTTTCAGTCCATGTACACCGCGGTGATGGAGCGCACGCGCGAGATCGGCATCCTCAAATCGATGGGCGCCTCCAGAGGCTACATCGTCAACGTCATCGTGCGCGAGACGTTGCTCCTGGCGCTGGCCGGGGTCGGGGTAGGCATCCTGCTCAGCTTTGCCGCCAAGGAAGGTATCCTGAAGGCCTTCCCAACCCTGCGCGTGGAGATCGCCGCCGGGTGGGTGCTGCGCGCCACCATCATTGCGCTGGCCGGCTCCGTGCTCGGCGCGCTCTATCCCGCCATCAAGGCCGCTCAGAAGGACCCCGTCGAAGCTTTGGCCTATGAGTGA